In a single window of the Amycolatopsis sp. cg5 genome:
- a CDS encoding transposase, with translation MARDYRPVDREQEFLLPPSMADWLPDDHLVWFVIAVVGRLDTSAFHATAKRGGVGRRGYDPEMLLTLFVYAMAHGVSSSRRIERLCLTDVAFRIICAQDIPDHTVLARFRQRHEAALTDLLTESLVLAAELGMVSLGVVAFDGTKIAANASKDANRTEAHLRKLAEKFVEETAQTDAADDARFGADRRGDEPPPDLRDRTRRGERITAALEQIQSRRDAAEQAGEGRAEIARAYDAAVAAGLTRGGAPPRGADRVAVARARLDRERATAVSRWEAWHAQMRSGGGRRPSGKAAVPPEDHSRVRRARAAYEAALSRAEQAAATAKSQTQTDKFVANTTDPQSRLLKTRNGWVQGYNCQTAVSDDEFLVSARATQDTNDLDQFVPTADDVLATAGKLARRTGRGDLTVGVMIGDAATTRPPTLRPRARTVSSPMPKAAP, from the coding sequence GTGGCAAGGGATTATCGGCCGGTTGATCGTGAGCAGGAGTTTCTGTTGCCGCCGTCGATGGCGGACTGGTTGCCGGATGATCATCTGGTGTGGTTCGTGATCGCGGTGGTGGGGCGGCTGGACACGTCGGCGTTTCACGCGACGGCGAAGCGTGGTGGGGTCGGGCGGCGTGGGTATGACCCGGAGATGCTGCTGACGTTGTTCGTGTATGCGATGGCGCATGGGGTGTCCTCGTCGCGGCGGATCGAGCGGTTGTGCCTGACCGATGTGGCGTTCCGGATCATCTGCGCGCAGGACATCCCGGATCACACGGTGCTGGCCCGGTTCCGCCAGCGTCACGAGGCGGCGCTGACGGATCTGCTGACCGAGTCGCTGGTGCTGGCCGCCGAACTGGGGATGGTGTCGCTGGGGGTGGTCGCGTTCGACGGCACCAAGATCGCCGCCAACGCGAGTAAGGACGCCAACCGCACCGAGGCTCACCTGCGGAAACTGGCCGAGAAGTTCGTTGAGGAGACCGCGCAGACCGACGCGGCCGACGACGCCCGCTTCGGCGCCGACCGGCGCGGCGACGAACCACCACCGGACCTGCGTGACCGCACCCGTCGCGGTGAACGGATCACGGCCGCGCTGGAGCAGATCCAGTCCCGTCGCGACGCGGCCGAGCAGGCCGGCGAGGGGCGGGCTGAGATCGCGCGGGCCTATGACGCCGCGGTCGCCGCCGGCCTCACCCGTGGCGGGGCCCCGCCGCGAGGCGCGGACCGGGTCGCGGTGGCCCGAGCACGCCTGGACCGGGAGCGAGCCACAGCGGTGTCCCGCTGGGAGGCCTGGCACGCCCAGATGCGATCCGGCGGCGGGCGCCGCCCGTCGGGGAAAGCAGCGGTGCCGCCGGAGGATCACAGCAGGGTCCGGCGGGCCCGCGCCGCCTATGAGGCCGCGCTCTCCCGCGCTGAACAGGCCGCCGCCACCGCGAAATCCCAGACGCAGACCGACAAGTTCGTGGCGAACACGACCGACCCGCAATCACGGCTGCTCAAGACCCGCAACGGCTGGGTCCAGGGCTACAACTGCCAGACCGCGGTCAGCGACGACGAATTCCTCGTGTCCGCCCGCGCCACCCAGGACACCAACGACCTCGACCAGTTCGTGCCCACCGCCGATGATGTCCTCGCCACCGCCGGGAAGCTGGCCCGGCGCACCGGCCGCGGTGACCTCACCGTCGGCGTGATGATCGGCGACGCGGCTACGACTCGACCGCCAACCTTGAGACCGCGGGCCCGGACCGTCTCATCGCCGATGCCAAAGGCCGCACCGTGA
- a CDS encoding transposase has product MNTRAATDPATGDPPKNATAREKMNHRLRTAEGVTLYRRRGAMIEAPNAWLKDRRGLTRFARRGLTAAQAELSLAAAVTNLLKLWTKGITTAQIRTT; this is encoded by the coding sequence GTGAACACTCGAGCCGCCACCGACCCGGCCACCGGCGACCCACCCAAGAACGCCACCGCGCGGGAGAAGATGAACCACCGGCTACGCACCGCAGAAGGCGTGACCCTCTACCGACGACGCGGCGCGATGATCGAAGCACCCAACGCCTGGCTCAAAGACCGCCGCGGGCTCACCCGCTTCGCCCGCCGAGGACTCACCGCCGCCCAAGCCGAACTCTCCCTCGCCGCCGCAGTCACCAACCTGCTCAAACTCTGGACCAAGGGCATCACCACCGCCCAGATCCGCACCACCTGA
- a CDS encoding phosphatase PAP2 family protein, protein MGLLLWLLLFTRLHAAVGTDSAAATANALALQSAEHAMHIDIELGMNAWLTGHPVAGHLAVYLYRLYYVVIVGVLVWVFIRHADVYRRIRRALVAMTVLVLPVYWAVPMSPPRFALPGTVDIVALYDILGHSSRDLGNGQNHFSAMPSLHVGWALWCAYAGWSALRTTRPRLALLPWIFPILMTADVFATGNHYVLDVVGSVVLVSAAIGVASLLGRWRLTSRSAGRE, encoded by the coding sequence GTGGGCCTGCTGCTCTGGCTTCTGCTCTTCACACGTCTGCACGCCGCCGTGGGCACGGACAGCGCGGCCGCCACGGCGAACGCGCTGGCTCTGCAGTCCGCGGAACACGCCATGCACATCGACATCGAGTTGGGCATGAACGCCTGGCTGACCGGGCATCCGGTGGCCGGCCACCTGGCGGTGTACCTCTACCGCCTCTATTACGTCGTGATCGTCGGCGTACTGGTGTGGGTGTTCATCCGGCACGCCGACGTCTACCGGCGGATCCGCCGGGCACTGGTCGCGATGACGGTCCTCGTGCTCCCGGTCTACTGGGCGGTGCCGATGTCGCCGCCGCGGTTCGCGCTGCCGGGAACCGTCGACATCGTTGCCCTGTATGACATCCTCGGCCACAGCTCTCGGGATCTCGGCAACGGGCAGAACCACTTTTCGGCGATGCCGAGCCTGCACGTGGGCTGGGCGCTCTGGTGCGCGTACGCCGGGTGGTCCGCACTCCGGACCACCCGGCCACGCCTCGCACTGCTGCCGTGGATCTTCCCGATCCTCATGACGGCGGACGTGTTCGCCACGGGAAACCATTACGTGCTCGACGTCGTCGGCAGCGTCGTGCTGGTGTCCGCGGCGATCGGCGTCGCGTCACTGCTCGGCCGATGGCGTCTTACTTCAAGAAGTGCAGGCAGAGAGTGA
- a CDS encoding rhomboid-like protein, translating to MPSYLRRNPATAAYLAFLLLGHVVIGQALSPDRADDVHQWISTNLKNLGAHPIGALIGSLLFMNGTLTQFWTLEFVGTVITLGIGVGWALARLERRHGPVRAFGAFLLGHVGATLLTAPFIAYAIHRGWYPDSVRTDLDYGISYGTQAALAAATFSLPKRARVFWTIFALAWPLGGAEFFGPVPDFNTIGHLVAAAFGFMIGMALLRQKTRVTELD from the coding sequence TTGCCGTCCTACCTCCGGCGTAACCCGGCGACCGCCGCGTACCTCGCCTTCCTGTTGCTAGGCCACGTGGTGATCGGCCAGGCACTGTCGCCGGATCGAGCGGACGACGTGCACCAGTGGATCAGCACCAACCTCAAGAACCTCGGCGCGCACCCGATCGGCGCGCTGATCGGCAGCCTCCTGTTCATGAACGGCACGCTCACCCAGTTCTGGACGCTGGAATTCGTCGGCACCGTGATCACCCTCGGCATCGGAGTCGGCTGGGCATTGGCCCGGCTCGAACGCCGGCACGGCCCGGTCCGGGCGTTCGGCGCCTTTCTGCTCGGGCACGTCGGGGCGACCTTGCTCACCGCCCCGTTCATCGCCTACGCCATCCACCGCGGGTGGTATCCGGACAGCGTGCGCACCGACCTCGATTACGGCATCAGCTACGGCACCCAAGCGGCATTGGCCGCCGCGACCTTCAGCCTGCCGAAGCGCGCCCGCGTCTTCTGGACGATATTCGCGCTCGCTTGGCCGTTGGGCGGGGCGGAATTCTTCGGACCGGTGCCGGATTTCAACACCATCGGCCATCTCGTAGCCGCCGCATTCGGCTTCATGATCGGGATGGCACTACTCCGCCAAAAAACGCGAGTAACGGAATTGGATTAG
- the rlmN gene encoding 23S rRNA (adenine(2503)-C(2))-methyltransferase RlmN has product MTALPLVFDAPKRGLPPRHLADLTAAERAEAVVALGEKPFRAKQLSNHYFSRLTVDPDEMTDIPAASRQRLVDELMPPLLTEIRALACDDGATRKTLWRAHDRTLLESVLMRYPDRATLCISSQAGCGMACPFCATGQGGLDRNLSTAEIVDQVRSAAAVMRDGTMAGGPGRLSNIVFMGMGEPLANYKRVVAAVRRITDPAPEGLGISQRSVTVSTVGLAPAIRKLADEKMQVRLAVSLHTPDDELRDTLVPVNNRWSVDEVLSAARYYADVSGRRVSIEYALIRDINDQPWRAELLAKVLRKHLGHLVHVNVIPLNPTPGSKWDASPKPVEREFVRLVNAGGVACTVRDTRGQEIAAACGQLAAEEG; this is encoded by the coding sequence ATGACTGCCCTCCCTCTCGTCTTCGACGCGCCCAAGCGCGGCCTCCCGCCGCGCCACCTTGCCGACCTCACCGCCGCCGAACGAGCCGAGGCCGTCGTCGCGCTCGGCGAAAAGCCGTTCCGCGCGAAGCAGCTTTCGAACCACTACTTCTCCCGGCTCACCGTCGACCCCGACGAGATGACCGACATCCCGGCGGCCTCCAGGCAGCGCCTGGTCGACGAGCTCATGCCGCCCCTGCTCACCGAGATCCGCGCACTCGCCTGCGACGACGGAGCCACCCGCAAGACCCTCTGGCGCGCGCACGACCGCACGCTGCTCGAGAGCGTCCTCATGCGCTACCCCGACCGCGCGACCCTGTGCATCTCCAGCCAGGCCGGCTGCGGCATGGCCTGCCCCTTCTGTGCGACCGGCCAAGGCGGCCTCGACCGCAACCTCTCCACGGCCGAGATCGTCGACCAGGTCCGCTCGGCCGCCGCGGTCATGCGCGACGGCACGATGGCGGGCGGTCCCGGCCGCCTGTCGAACATCGTCTTCATGGGCATGGGTGAGCCGCTGGCCAACTACAAGCGTGTGGTGGCGGCGGTTCGGCGGATCACGGATCCGGCGCCTGAGGGGCTGGGGATTTCTCAGCGTTCGGTGACGGTGTCGACGGTGGGTCTGGCTCCGGCGATCCGGAAGCTGGCGGACGAGAAGATGCAGGTTCGTCTGGCGGTTTCGTTGCACACGCCGGATGACGAGCTGCGGGACACGTTGGTGCCGGTGAACAACCGGTGGTCGGTTGATGAGGTTCTGTCGGCGGCTCGGTACTACGCGGATGTTTCCGGTCGGCGGGTTTCCATTGAGTACGCGCTGATTCGGGACATCAATGATCAGCCTTGGCGTGCGGAGCTTTTGGCGAAGGTGCTGCGGAAGCATCTTGGGCATTTGGTGCATGTGAACGTGATTCCGTTGAACCCGACTCCGGGTTCGAAGTGGGATGCGTCGCCGAAGCCGGTGGAGCGTGAGTTCGTGCGCTTGGTGAATGCCGGTGGTGTGGCTTGCACGGTTCGGGACACGCGTGGTCAGGAGATCGCGGCTGCCTGTGGGCAGCTCGCGGCTGAAGAGGGCTGA